Proteins encoded together in one Xenopus laevis strain J_2021 chromosome 6L, Xenopus_laevis_v10.1, whole genome shotgun sequence window:
- the LOC108705775 gene encoding traf2 and NCK-interacting protein kinase-like — MLISSGEEESSSDHLFPSLEVCNEHGFDKLCPDPTGWIDLEQCVGSGGFGVVHKAWHFKEKKEVAIKVIKDLRDNEEILAELYVLERVSGHDNFPAFYGAYYLRPSISNEEALWIAMTMCAGGSVDALIRSTPNRSLEETWISYICKKVLQGLDYLQELNVIHHDLKGANIMLTSTARVKIIDFGLATIGPISTSNAGTRCWMAPEVHACFTRSVHYNYKVDVWSLGITAIEMAEYDPPHIKLRGAELSERIMNGPAPALKEDIWSNKFQRFIYKCLQKDPAKRPFAKELLLNRFITYNRDEDEVQYSIAEHIKKGAKK; from the exons atgCTTATATCTAGTGGGGAAGAAGAAAGCAGTAGTGATCatctgtttccatcacttgag GTCTGCAATGAACATGGATTTGACAAACTATGCCCG gaCCCAACTGGCTGGATAGACCTCGAACAATGTGTTGGATCAGGAGGATTTGGAGTAGTCCATAAG gcatggcattttaaggaaaagaaagaagtggCCATAAAAGTGATAAAAGACCTTAgg GACAATGAAGAGATCCTTGCTGAACTATACGTACTTGAACGCGTTTCTGGCCACGACAACTTCCCTGCCTTTTATGGAGCCTATTATCTACGGCCCAGCATTTCAAATGAAGAGGCGCTATGG ATTGCTATGACAATGTGTGCTGGTGGCTCCGTAGACGCCTTAATTAGGAGCACGCCCAATAGATCCTTGGAAGAGACCTGGATTTCATACATATGCAAGAAAGTTTTACAG ggCCTGGATTACTTACAGGAACTGAACGTGATACATCATGATCTCAAGGGCGCCAATATAATGTTAACTTCTACGGCCCGTGTGAAGATAA ttgattttggcCTTGCCACAATAGGGCCCATCAGTACAAGTAATGCAGGAACCCGCTGTTGGATGGCACCTGAAGTCCATGCATGTTTTACAAGAAGTGTACATTATAACTACAAG GTGGATGTGTGGTCTTTAGGAATCACAGCCATAGAAATGGCAGAATACGATCCTC CACACATTAAACTCCGTGGTGCTGAGCTTTCCGAAAGGATTATGAATGGTCCAGCTCCAGCTCTAAAAGAGGATATATg GAGTAATAAATTCCagagatttatttataaatgtcttCAGAAGGATCCAGCCAAAAGACCATTCGCAAAGGAACTCCTATTAAACCGATTCATCACATATAATCGAGATGAAGACGAGGTGCAATATAGCATAGCAGAGCATATAAAGAAAG GAGCAAAGAAATAA